The Comamonas testosteroni genome contains the following window.
ACCCATCGCGGCCTCTCCGGTCCTGCGGTGCTGCAAATCTCCAGCTACTGGAAGCCCGGCACCCCGCTGCAGATCAATCTGCTGCCTGGCGTGGATCTGGCCGAAGTGCTGGCCCAGGCCAAGCTCCACTCGCGCAAGCTGGTCGCCAACGAGCTGGCCGCCCACCTGCCCGCGCGCCTGGCCGATGCCTGGGTCGGCCGCATGCCCGAGCTGCAGCGCCCCATCAACGAGGCCGGCGACAAGGCCCTGGCCAGACTGGCCGAACAGCTGTCGCGCTGGGAAATCACCCCCACGGGTACCGAAGGCTACAAAAAAGCCGAGGTCACGCTGGGCGGCGTGGACACCAAGGTGCTGTCACAGCAAACCATGGAGTGCAAGAGCCAGCCTGGCCTGTACTTTATCGGCGAGGTGGTGGACATCACCGGCTGGCTGGGCGGCTACAACTTCCAGTGGGCCTGGGCCAGTGCCGCCGCCTGCGCCCAGGCCATGGCGGAAAAGCAGCCAGTCATGGCTTGAGCGACTGAAGCCGCAGCGCCTGCCGCCATGAAAAAAGGATGGTTGAGCCATCCTTTTTTTGCTGCCTGCGCCTGCGGCGCATCATCCGGTCAGGCAGAAAACTCCTTGCCTTCATAGTGTTCGGGAACCTTGAGCTGCCCCGAGGCGATGGCAGCCGACGCCTTGGCCACGCGCTCGCGCACAGCGGCTGACACGCCCTGGCCCATGCTCAGGCGTACGGCGGCCGGGTCGCTCAGGCCGATCTTGCGAATCCCCGGGCCCGGCGCACCGCGCTCCTGCATGTCCTTGACGGCCAAGAACGCGCCAATGCCCACATCGGCCCAGGCGGAAGCGACAAACACCTGCGGATCCACCGTGGTCCAGTCGATCACATTGCCGATCTGGCGTGTGCCCGCCTCGCGGCAGGCCTGGGTCACGCCATCGCGACCGGAGTTGAGCATGGTGAAGATCACATCAGCACCGGCAGCCATCTGGGCCTTGGCAATGCGGTGCGACAAGGCGTTGTCGTCCTGATCGCCCGAGAAGTTCGTCAGCAGCTTGACCCTGGGGTCGGTATCGCGCACGCCGGCCGCATAGGCGGCACGGCCCTTGAGTCCCGGCGGCACGCGAATGCCCGACATATGACCGACCACACCGGTTTTGGTGGTCAGCGCCGCCAGCACTCCGGCCAGATAGGCCGACTCCTCCTGCAGCACGTCATAGCTGCAGAGATTGCCTCCCTGCACCGCGCCCTGGGTCACAACGAACTGGGTCCTTGGAAAGCGCGCCGCAACTTCGGCTGCGGCCTGATTGTTCTGCCCGCCATGGGCAATCACCAGCTGCGCGCCCTGCTCCGCGAGCTGCGCGAGAGCCGGCACCAGCAACTCCTTCCTGGGCGCCATGCCGTCCAGAAAATAGGTCTGCACACCCAGTTCCTGACGCGCCTTTTCCAGGCCGCGCCAGCCGGCCTCCATAAAGCCCTTGTCGCTGCGCGAGCCCGCAAACAGACCGCCCACCACCAGGGTACCGCCGGATGCGGCAGGCCCGGAAACTCCGGCCCTGCCGGCACAGGCCGTCAATGCCAGCAA
Protein-coding sequences here:
- a CDS encoding BMP family protein, translated to MSSASHSSLISRRQWMASAVAVPGLLALTACAGRAGVSGPAASGGTLVVGGLFAGSRSDKGFMEAGWRGLEKARQELGVQTYFLDGMAPRKELLVPALAQLAEQGAQLVIAHGGQNNQAAAEVAARFPRTQFVVTQGAVQGGNLCSYDVLQEESAYLAGVLAALTTKTGVVGHMSGIRVPPGLKGRAAYAAGVRDTDPRVKLLTNFSGDQDDNALSHRIAKAQMAAGADVIFTMLNSGRDGVTQACREAGTRQIGNVIDWTTVDPQVFVASAWADVGIGAFLAVKDMQERGAPGPGIRKIGLSDPAAVRLSMGQGVSAAVRERVAKASAAIASGQLKVPEHYEGKEFSA